The segment ACACCAACAATCACCAAAGCCATCTCTTCTCTTACATGGTTCATTTGGTGTGTGAGTTTTACTTCCTGCATTCTCAAACTTTATGTTTGAATGTCGCATTTAAGTGGTCTTGGGGTTAGAATTCCAATTGATGAACCaaacgaataaataaaattaaaatatggattGGTAAAATGGCAGTCTGATAACTATTTTGAATAGACCAATTACTGGTCATTTGGGCTGAGAGATGAGAGCACAAAAGGGAGAGCATTATGCAAATATGTTTAGCAGCAAACCGCTAACTGTTGCTACGACATATGAATCATATCTAGCCTTGTACATAGTATGACATGCATCATTTCCCTTTTCACTCTCCGTCCATTTTACCTCtaatgcttttctttttctttgttgtctATCTCACTGGCCTTGGTAGTCTTTTAAAATCTTTTGTAATGTAACAACTATTAAGCGGTGCCAAAAATTATAGACCTTTAGCAATTATTACTAGAATTAGTTTgctaattaaacaaaattttgagtGAAATTCGTTTTTCCTCTAAATAGGTTGTTTTACATAATAGATTTAAGGcgtttcaactttatttttagtgtattataaaaattaattaaaaatatgaagaatattttaagaatttttgcATTTGATATTAGTTTATAATACAATAAGCCATGGAATCTGATTTTTctattaaagttttcaaattagattttattgttgaaaaaaaataatgtaataccTTGCTTCTAATCATGCAAATATTGTCTGTTTTGGATCCAAAAGTTGGGAATCAACTTTGATATCATTAATTGCATTTATCTACAATGTTAAAAGgattatgtatatataaaatccGATATGGAATATTACGATTACTCCCTATGcgaatataaatataatgtcTTTATTGTGTTTCATTGGATtgcaaaactaaataaatagatgCCTTTTGTGGGTTTATTCTATAGGATTATGGGACAAAACAGATAGACACCTTTTATGAgactaaacaaacaaacacttaCATCGGGGTTGATAAtcgactctaataccatttgtaataacTTGTTTTTAACTACATAGATATTATTCATAATCAcccttaattttaaaatgtatttataaagttaagagaaaattatacatatataacattagaatttttttttttttttttatcaaatatgagatatgaCAATTAACCCTATTCTTaaagattattttcaaaaattgctcttaaaaaatatttttaaaacagaaacaagctttatattattctaatttatttttttctcataggAAAAAAGTGAAGTCATTCTAAAGTTATACATTAGTTGTTTCAGATTTTTTGGATcctagtttatatatatatatatatatatatatataatttttctttgttcttttaatgttttaagATAAATAAGAGAAttgtaataattgaaaatgatgatacattttatagaaaaatttgtattttcttgTACTTGGGTTATAAACCAACTTACATTTTAggatttggattttaaaaagaaaaggtacTTTTATTGATTTAGTAGTTGTCAATATATTGATTTAGTACTTTTGTATTGACATTATGTGATAATGTCAATATAAACCAACATTTTCGTTAATTTAAATTGATGtttctttttccaaattaatatgAGACGAGTACAACTCGAATGGATGATAAAAAATTGGAAGGCAGGGAAACACGCAACTAAAATCGCCCTTTCCAGTTGAATGCTCAAAACAAAATCGTACAGATAGCACATTGACATTGTGGATAAGAGAGATCCGACTGTTGTCATGTTGTGGGGATAGGTCAGCAGTGGCGTCATCAAATAACACGTGGCTGCCGCTACATCAGATTCTCAGCCCACCCAGCTTCAAAGTTCAAAGTAGCAGCATTCCTGACGCTCTCCCTGACGCCTCGCTTTGATTTGCAAACTTCCAAAACCTCCGAGGCTCTATACACAAGGGtcccaacccaacccaacccatCCCTCTTCCCTCTTCCCCCTCCGCCGCCACGTCCACTTCCGGActcttttcctcctcctcctccttatATTTATACCCATATGCCCCTCCTTCATTCAGCAAGAAACGAATCGAGGACAGTTGATCTTGTTACCTGTTTTGTATGGTATGCTTCATCCTCTCTTTCCTTTTGTCGAATAGCAGTCGACAGGGAAgcctttttagtttttactcTTGCTTTGGTGTTTATTAACTCTCATGCCTGCTTCTTTTCTGTGATTTTTGCCCATGCCAGTTCGTTAATTTCTCTTCCTTCTCTTGTTTatagttctatttaaaatattgtccCATCTTTATATAATCCCCTCTGTAACTCTGTTGGTTATATTTTTCAGTCTTGTTTGGAGGAATCTCCAAGAGATCATTTTATACTCATTTCCTTGTACCTTTCCTTTTCCCTGGATGTGTAGTGATTCTGCATGTTGTTTTTTCGTTCCCTTTTCCTGAGTATCTTTGGTAGAAGTTGAAACAAAAAGGAGATGATAATTTCTCCAAATGAAATCTCTTATTCGTCTAGGTGGTCTTCTTCTATTTTTGGTAACAAATTAAGAGAATTATATTGACAGTGGAAGATGCAGCACAACCCAAAAACATGTTTATGTCATTTGAAATCCGAGAATTCATTTGGAGAAAGGATGGCTTTCCATGATTCAAAATAAACAGTTTTAGTTGATATAATGTTAATATGGTGTACCTTGTAGGTGTTCAGTGACATCTCCCAAAAGAAACTTGGTCTGTGTGtgagctttttattttatttaacctttttttttccccttatgaGTGCCCAATTGAGTTTAATTAAGAGAAATTACGTTGACCTCCGCGCAGAAAATGTGGTGCCAAGGTTGGTTGCGTTCCTTAGCAATACTACTATTGGCTGCATTAAGCCTGGAGCCTTCACAAGCTCTTATAGGGAAAGAAAAATCTGCTGTGTTTTTGTCACCTGAGTTTGTCCTAGGACCAGGATCGGTAGTGGACAGTTACTACCAAGATATAGACTTTCCAAGGGGTCACATTGCTCTCAAGAGTTTCAATGCTGAAGTAGTTGATGAGACAGGGTTGCCTGTTCCCCTTCAGGAAATTTATCTCCACCACTGGGTTATTGAAAGGTACTATCAGCGTAAAGGTGTGGAGGCTCCTGGATCCAGTTCCATAAAGGAGACCCACAATCCAGATTTCAAAACTGTAAGGAACAGTGGAATATGTCAAGATAATGTTCTTGCACAGTATTTTGGCCTTGGATCTGAAACGCGAAAAACGGCCACACATGTGCCAGACCCTTATGGAATAGAAATTGGTAATCCAGTGGAAATTCCTGCTGGGTATGAGGAGAAATGGTTGCTTAATGTTCACGCAATTGACACTCGGGGTGTGGAAGACAGGTTGGGATGCGCTGAATGTAGGTGTGATCTTTATAATGTTACAGAGGATGGATACGGTTATCCTTTGAGTTCAGACTATAAGGGAGGCTTGAGATGCTGCTATGATAAGACACAATGCAGAGTAAAAGAAGGTTTTGAAGGCATCAGGAGAAGCCTCTATATGAAATATACAGTGAAGTGGGTAGATTGGGACAGCTCTGTTGTGCCAgttaaaatttatatacttGATGTCACTGATAATTGGAAAAGTTCGAATGCTTCAACAGTTCATAGAGCAAGGCATAATTGCCGGGTAAGCTCAACTTCTCTCTGCATTTAAatgcatcaatttatttgtcTTGTTTCAGAGACATAGTCATACCAAGCTAAGATAGAAATAAGCAATGAGTTTGTGTGTGTGCATTTGagtgtgtgtttgtgtgtatGTGCCTTCCACAAAAACAGAAGGAACCATTTCAATTTCCATAGGACTTCCAGATGCCCTGGTAGGGCAGTACTGGATCTGTCTTCATAAGATATATTGAAACCACAACTTTGGTGCTAATCTTTGACAGATGCCAAGGACTTTAGTATAAGCATATGTACCAATGGGGATGTGCTACTGGTATTATTTGTACTTGCAGCCCTGGAAATTTGACCCTAAAAAGATCCTCCTGGGTAGTAGGATCTGAAGACTCTGCATAACTTTTGTCTGTGGATGTGGGTACCATCTGTGAGATGGTCTGTCCCATTCCATATATCACAAAAGGGAAATGCAACTTTGGTGTGTAGTAGTatacttaaaataaatcttTCAATAAAGTGTAGTTTCATTTATGAGTAATATATCAGAGAAACAGGTGGTTACAACTAACAACACATTGTTGTTAGACTAGTTTCATGAAAGGGCTGGGTAGAACTCAAACAAGAATGTTAAGTTTCCAAGTTCATAAGTTTCAGAAAGTAAAAGGTGGAAATTTATATAGTTTGTGTTGCACACCCTAAAATTCCATTAATCCATGTTTCTTTTTGGTTGTTGAGTTATTAGCACTTCTCTGGTTCAGGTGGAGTATGATGTAGGGTCTTGCAGCATCACTGGTGAAACTGAGGATGGGTGCGTTGATGTAAAAAGGACAAGTTTGACTATGCCAACTGGTGGTCATGTCATCTATGGTGTTTCCCATCAGCATTCAGGAGGGATTGGTTCTACTCTTTACGGAGAGGTGATTTTGAACATCTAATTTTTGTGTTTATCAGAATGAGTTACATGCTTTCTTCTTCTGTTCATTGTATGTTCTATTGTCTTTATCTGATTGGTAAGTAAGAAATTGATTTCTTGTGGCATTTTATATTATACCCTCCTATATTCCCCTCTGGTGACCTTCTCAAGGTTTCTTAGTTTCAATAAGATGTACCACGAATTGACAACTCTTCTCAAGCTAATTTGGATTACATTTCTTCATGTTCTCATTGTAATAACATTCTTCTCGGTCCCTGAATAAGCCTGTGGCTTTTATCTCAAGTACTTCAAGTAAACCTGGGAAGGACCTTTGGAGGGTTACCTCTATTAAGCTTGCAGGTTTTCATGAAGTGGTGCTTGCTTTATGTATTGTCCAAAAGGTCCCCTTTTGCACCAGGATTTAGAAGAGGATTTTGTGCCAGTAACTAATGGTTCATAACTTTTACATGCAcgttcatatatttatttattttgagaaagTTGGGTTCAGGGCTGCAACTTCTCTCCTTCCTCTTTCCACTGCTTTCATATAGTGTTTATGCTTCATGTGTACTTGGTCCAAAGTATGGCATCATGGTCTTGTTCAAAGCTCcattatttctttcaaaattcattgtTCCTCTGGCTTTGTTTGGACTGGCTGTCTTCATGTTCTCTTAACTGCTGCACTGATACTGTAATAATGTTAATaatctttatttgattaatgTACTGTTTGGATTTGATGAACTTACTCTCTTATTTCAATGATCTGTTTGTTTGTGGTGAGTTCAGGATGGAAGAAT is part of the Vitis riparia cultivar Riparia Gloire de Montpellier isolate 1030 chromosome 17, EGFV_Vit.rip_1.0, whole genome shotgun sequence genome and harbors:
- the LOC117904681 gene encoding uncharacterized protein LOC117904681; its protein translation is MKMWCQGWLRSLAILLLAALSLEPSQALIGKEKSAVFLSPEFVLGPGSVVDSYYQDIDFPRGHIALKSFNAEVVDETGLPVPLQEIYLHHWVIERYYQRKGVEAPGSSSIKETHNPDFKTVRNSGICQDNVLAQYFGLGSETRKTATHVPDPYGIEIGNPVEIPAGYEEKWLLNVHAIDTRGVEDRLGCAECRCDLYNVTEDGYGYPLSSDYKGGLRCCYDKTQCRVKEGFEGIRRSLYMKYTVKWVDWDSSVVPVKIYILDVTDNWKSSNASTVHRARHNCRVEYDVGSCSITGETEDGCVDVKRTSLTMPTGGHVIYGVSHQHSGGIGSTLYGEDGRIICSSIPTYGEGKEAGNEAGYIVGMSTCYPQPGSVKISDGETLILESNYSSTQKHTGVMGLFYILVAEPSPNPSRLLHSPFDVHANSKVYNSVSAVALLGLAIAAAIVVVYRRRKETEYGYEALVV